In Mesoplodon densirostris isolate mMesDen1 chromosome 2, mMesDen1 primary haplotype, whole genome shotgun sequence, the DNA window CCGACTCCTGGGTCTCTGTCTGCACCTGCTCCGGGCTCAGGTACAAGGGGTCAATTCCAAGAAGGTGTAGAGAGTGAGTGTAAACGAGGCATGGAGCTGAAAAGTTTTCTGACTTCCTGCATCTTTGCATAGGGGCTTGGTGATCCTGTCCCCAGAGAGAAGCTACTCCCTggagctggggcctggggacCTTCAGGGTCCCCCTGTTATCTCCCGGCTCCAAGACCTCCTCCTGCCAGGCCACACTTGTGCCCTGAGCTGGCCCGCATCTGTGCCCACTCAGGCTCCACCAGAGCACCCCCTGGGACAGCGTCACCTTCTCCAGGTGAGGATGAATGGCAGGAGGGCTGGGCTTCTGTTGTCCCCAGGGCTGGCCCCCGGGCCCTCAGAGCTATTTGTTCCCAGTAACAACTGCTCCTGCTAATGGAGCAATTTCCCAGTACCAGGCATTTTGTGAACATTATCTCCTTCACTGATCCCAGCAACCCTGGGAGGTAGGTGCTATCTGTAGCTCTATTTTAGTGAGAAAGCTGGTtcggagaggttaagtgacttggccaaggccATTCAACTAATAAGTGGTATATCCAGGATTTGGATGCAGATTCTTGACTCAAACTCCTCATCTGTCTTATGATCCAAATGCAGAGAGCTCTCACTTGGATACAGCAAATACATAGTTACTGATCATAAAGCAATAAGAAGCCAATTTCCTAATTTAttcaatggggataataaaactACTTACCTTAGAGGattactgtgaagattaaataaatctatatacatacctatatatatgtaaatgcttAGAACTCTGCCTGGCATACGTTAAGTATTTGATGGTGTTggctattattctttttttttcaatttggaaaAAGCACTGAATTTGAAGCCAGAAAAGCAGGGCTCTACTCGCAGCTTCTAAACCTATTCTTTGTCTATCTTGGGCAAGTCCCTGGCCTCTCAGGTTCTCAGTggttctctgtaaaatgggctctTCACTCTCCTGTTTGACCACACAGGGTGGTTGTGGACACAGCCTGGTCAGCCCTACGCGGCTGCTGGCGGTGTGTGGTGGGTGTGCCTGATGTGCCTTCCTCTTGTCCACAGTGGAGGCAGGACGTGGTGACAGAGACCAAGATTGTTGAGCTGGTGATTGTGGCTGACCATTCCGAGGTGAGCTTGCCGACCCCTGCAAGTCCTCCCCTGACCTCTGCCTGCGCTGCTGCCTTTCACGGTCACTTCTCTTGACCCACAGGTCCAGAGGTACCGGGACTTCCAGAGCCTGCTGAACCGCACCCTGGAAGTGGCCCTCCTCCTGGACACAGTGAGTATGGGACCCAGCGGCATCCTTATGGCCCCCGACCATGGGAACCCCTCTCCTGAGCCCCAGTTCTCTTTCAGTTCTTCAGGCCTCTGAATGTCCGGGTGGCGCTAGTGGGCCTGGAGGCCTGGACCCAGCGTGACCTGATAAAGATAAGCCAGCACCCAGGTCTCACACTAGACAGCTTCCTCCGCTGGCGCCGGACAGACCTGCTGCCTCGGGTGCCCCACGACAGTGCCCAGCTGGTGACGTAAGACCCCCCAGGCTCAGCCAGCGGGGCCCAGCTCTGCTCCGGCCCTGCCCCGGCCTGGCAAATTTCACATCCCAGCTCTCTGCCTGAGACCCTGAAGCTCTGGCCACCTTGGCTTTGGGCCCTAACCTTAGCCCTCTCAATCCCGCAGTGCCACTTCATTCTCTGGGCCCATGGTGGGCATGGCCATTCAGAACTCCATCTGTTCTCCTGAATTCTCAGGAGGTGTGAACATGGTGAGCTATTTCCACGTCTCCTCCCCATTCCCGTTCAGCTCCTCCCAAACGTGGCCCCATGTATTCACTGAAACCCCCAGCAAAGTTACCAACCCCAAAGCTGAGGGTATAGAGGGCCGGGGTGCATGACGTGGCCTCTGCTGTCAGGATACCCTCGCCTGTGGCCCGCTCATTAGTGTCTTCACCTATGAGCTCTTCCCATTtcttgggggaggaggaggtagCTGAGGCCCAAAGAACAAAGGTGCTCTCCCAGGGCCATATAGTTAGAGATGGGTAACAGAGGTGAGctagaacccaggtttcctgCCACCCAGGCCTGGGTTCTCCTCCTACTTTAGAAGCACTTAAGGAGGGAGGCGGTGCTTGCTCAGTGCCCAAGAGGTCAgatgaggagagaagaggagCAGTCAGGCTGGTGCTGGACCTGGGGTATCCCCTCCCCAATGACAGGACCACTCCACAAGCATCCTGGGAGTCGCCTCCTCAATAGCCCACGAGTTGGGCCACAGCCTAGGCCTGGGCCATGACTCACCTGGGAATAGCTGCCCCTgtccaggtccagccccagccaagAGCTGCATCATGGAGGCCTCAACAGAGTGAGTAACTGCAGGATggagagggcagggggcagggggcagggagccGTCCGCAGCCTCAACCTTCCTTGCCACCATCGCCAGCTTCCTGCCAGGCCTGAACTTCAGCAACTGCAGCCGACAGGCCCTGGAAAAAGCCCTCCTGGGTGGAATGGGCAGCTGCCTCTTTGAACGGCTCTCCAGTCTGCCCTCGATGGCCAGTGTCTGCGGAAATATGTTGGTGGAGCCCGGCGAGCAATGTGACTGTGGCTTCCCAGATGTGAGCCCCTCACCCAGAGCCTTGCCCCACTCACTTCTGTGCCCTCACCCTGGCTCGTCAGCCGTCTCCAAGCCTCAGgaatccctctccccacctccctgtctGCGGGGACTGCACATAGATTGTTGGGCTCTGGCCTTCCTTTGCTGTGTGCATCCTTTTGGGTTCAGGCTCTGGGAGGGGGTTAGGGCAGGCTCTCAGGCCCAGCCTGCTCTGATGCTCGGCCCCTCTGTGCCCTTGCCCATAGGACTGCACTGATCCTTGCTGTGATTACTTCACCTGCCAGCTGAGGCCAGGGGCACAGTGTGCGTCCGATGGACTCTGTTGTCAAAATTGCCAGGTGGGCACAGACTGGACTGGCCGCCCAGAGCCCACCTGCCAGGGGCCAGTATGGAAAAGGTCATTCTGactcccagggcctggctggatTTGCCCAGCATCCACATTGATGCTTACCCACCCTCCACAGCTGCGCCCGGCTGGCTGGCAGTGCCGCTCTACCAGAGGTGACTGTGACTTGCCCGAGTTCTGCCCAGGAGACAGCTCCCAGTGCCCCCCTGATGTCAGCCTGGGGGACGGTGAGCCGTGTGCTGGTGGACAGGCTGTGTGCATGCAAGGACGCTGTACCTCCTATGCCCAGCAGTGCCAGGCTCTCTGGGGGCCTGGGGCCCAGCCCGCTGCGCCACTTTGCCTCCTTACTGCCAACACTCGGGGGGACGCCTTTGGGAGCTGTGGGCGCAGCCCTGATGGCAGCTATGTGTCCTGTGCCCCTAGGTAAGTGAGGGAACCTGGCTCCTCCTCTGGGTTTGTGGGAGTTTTGGCTCCGCCCCACTTACCCTACACCTCCTCCCTAACCCCAGAGATGCCATTTGTGGGCAGCTCCAGTGCCAGGGGGGGAGGGCCCAGCCTCTGCTGGGCTCAGCCCGGGATCTTCACTGGGAGATGCTGGAAGCCAACGGGACCCAGCTGAAATTGAACTGCAGCTGGGTACACCTGGACCTGGGCAACGACGTGGCCCAGCCCCTGATGACTCTGCCTGGCACAGCCTGTGGCCCCGGCCTGGTGAGCAGCCTAGGTGGGCAGCACCAGGTGGGGAGGGATATCTGGACTGCTGCAGGCAGCGCCCAGGCCTCACTAGCCACCTGTGAAGAAGGTGCAGACTCTGAGGGGAGTTCAGATTCTCACTTCCGATGGAGCAGAGTCCCGTCaccctctgagccttggtttccccacctgtaaaagcGGGGTGGGCTTCGTTTGTGTTGGCCTCCCGGTGCCAGTAAAGCTCTTGAGAAGGTGATCTTTGCTCTTCTCTCGCCATCGGGCAGGTGTGCATCGACCATCAATGCCAACCTGTGGAGATCCTGGGAACACAGGAATGTCGAAGCAAATGCCATGGGCATGGGGTGAGTTGGCATGGGGGGAGATGAAAGGGGAGCAGGGAGCCTCTGGAAGGAAAAGACACACCTGGGTTCTAATCTGTGCTCTACCACATCTTAACTGTTGGATCCGGGGCAGATTATTAACGtctctgagctcagtttcctcctctaacTAACGggcataataatagtacccacttCCTGGGGGCACATGAGATGAGTATGAAAGcttctagcacagtgcctggcagatagAAGGCACTCACAATGTGAGTTCAATCTAATTTTCTCTGGCACAGATAAAGAGTCTCTCTCTCCAGAACGCTGGTGCCCTCCACACTATCATTCTCAGCACGCCTTCCAGTTGCGGACATCTGAGATCTTGAAAAGCTGGGGACAGGGAAACACGGCCCCAGAGGGCACAGCTCCTCACTGTTCAACCTGTACCTCCTAGGTCTGCGACAGCAACAGACACTGCCACTGTGAGGAGGGTTGGGCGCCCCCAGACTGCACCACCCACATCAGAGGTAGCATGAGGTGGGGGACAGGGGCAGCTGAGACGGCATCCTTCACTGCCCCTCTTTTTCTGACCCCTTCGCTGCTGGTTCCCTGACTCTGTGTGACCCCTGACCCCTTCACCTACTCTGATCACCTgacctccctgcccccccacctCTTCCTGGGTGTAGCGTTCTTAGCCCTGCCCACCTTCAAACCTGCCTTCACCCACAGCAACCAGCTCCCTGACCACAGGGCTGCCCCTCAGCCTCCTGTTGTTGCTGGTCCTGGTGCTGCTTGGTGCCAGCTACTGGCACCGTGCCCGCCTGCGCCAGAGACTCTGCCAGCTTAAGGGACCAAGCTGCCAATACAGGTACCAGCCTCCCCACTACCAGCTTTCTCCACAGCTCTGTTAAGGACAACAGCTCTGGAGCCCCACCCACGTCCCTGGGCAGCCCCTGACACCTGATTCTGAACCCAAGCCCCCCAGACCACACCCCACACACATCTCCCTTCCCTACATGTGCCCCGTAACCCTTCACCTCACACGTAGACCCACGTGGGGAAGCTGGGGTGCTAGGATCATTTCTTTCCAGGAACCCCAGTGCTGAAGTGGGGCCCTCCCTCAGGCTGatcagcttccccttcccacttCTGATTTGGCCTACACCGTGCTCCAATGGGCCACAAAGGGTTAACTCCACTCAAAGGCTGCAAATGGGTGGAGAACAGGGTCTGAGTCTGGGCCCTCTCTCCTTGCCTTTCTCCATGTTCAGGGCAGCCCAGTCTGGTCCCCCCGAACGCCCAGGACCCCCGCAGAGGGCTCTGCTGATGCCAGGTGCCAAGGTAAGTCTGCATGCCAGAGGAGAGAGGACCCCGTCCTGGCCAGGCATCCAGCTTGGGCCCTGGCAGGAGGGGGCGGGTTTTGAAGGCTCTAGACTCAGAGAAAGACTTGCATTGCCCAAGAGTCAGTCAGAGGAGTCAgggccagccctcccctcccGTCCCCTGGCTGCAGGCTGAGAAGCAGAGTCCAGCCTGGACTGGGGAGGGGCAGTCACCTAGAGGAGGGAGTGCTGTGCTCTTTGAGCTGGCCTAGCCAGTGGCTTTGAAAGGTGGGTCTACCTGTGCTCCCAGCAGTGATGCCCCCTGCAGGGCACGAGGGGGTGGTGCTCAGAGTGGCCTTCAGTGTGCCAGGACCTGATGAGGCCCTGGTCACCATGTGTAGAAGGGCTGGTGAGTGCCCCTGTCCTGAGCCCTCTGGATCTGAtgacagaagtgtgtgtgtggaggtggtCTGCACGCCCACTCCACCACTTGTCACCCCCCTCTGCATGAAACTGAATAACCGCATGCACAGCCCCACTGCCCCCGGGGCCCTGGCTGCCCATCCCTGAGCACTAACACCTCTCTGCCCACATCTGTCTCTctgctccctctcccccaccccgcccccccactCTGCCTGTCTGCTCCTCCTGCTCTTTCAGCAGGCTAGTGCTCTTGGCTTCCCGGCCCCTCCCTCCAGGCGGCTGCCTCCTGACCCTGTGCCCAAGAGACTCCAGGTAAATCTGGGCCAGGCCCTACCCTGGCCCAGGGCAGGTGGGAGGTTTGGTGCCCAACTGCAGTTCTCCTCCCTGTTCCCTGCCAGTGGCGCTTTTCACTAGGGGACCAGGGTGCCCCTCAGCCTTCAGACACTCCCCAGAAGTAGCAAAGGGTGAGCCTCCTGCCTTGGTTTCTACCACCATCTGGTGGTCAGTGGTGGGACTGCAGTCTGCCAGGGACACCACAGGTGACCCACACCTTTCTCCCCTAAGGCATCTACTGGCATGCACTCAAGCCCCATGCGCATGCCCCCAATCTCTCCTGCCCCCTGGCTGACCTTGCATGTTGACCTGAACCCCTCGGGAGACCCATTGCATGCCCACTGCTCCTGGCTGTGCTCTCACAGTCACTGCCCCTCTCTCTGTTCAGGCTGAGCTGGCTGACCGACCCAATCCCCCCACCCGCCCTCTGCCCGCTGACCCGGTGGTGAGGTACCCGAAGGTAACGGTGGGGGGAGAGAAGGGCACAgcctctccccccacccagggATGTGGTGCTGGTAGCCTCGGCAGTGGTGCTGGTAGTAAGATGCCCCCTGTGCCTAAGGGCACATACCCCAGTGGCATCTTTAATGGTGACAGGTTTGTTTGCAGACAAAGGTGTCCTCTGGTGCCGCCCCTCAAGCTGGTGTTCCCCAGCACCAGTGTGTGGGAGGTGGGCAACATGATACCCCCTCCCAAGCTGGcctcctgccttctctctctcagtCTCAGGGGCCCACCAAGCCCCCACCCCCGAGAAAACCACTGCCTACTGACCCTCACGGCCAGCGCCCTTCGGCTGACCTGTCTGGCCCTGGAGCTGGAATCCCGCCCCCAGTGGTACCCTCCAGGTAGGGGAGGAGGGGCGCTGAGGATGGGCTGGGGGGGCGAGTGGTCTGGGGGGACCTCTGACCTTTCTTCTCGGCCTCCCACACCCCAGGCCTGCGCCGCCGCCCCCAGCAGTGTCCTCGCTCTACCTCTGACCTCTCCTGAGGTTCCGCTGCCTCCAACCTGGACTTAGGACTTCAACAGGCAGACCCCTGGAGTCCCCCGCGGCGACTGAAGGAGCTGGGGCCTGGACGCTACGGAACAGGAGTCTTAAGACACTGACACCGGGGACCTCCACTTGCTGTCGAGCAGCACCCTGGGGACCCGCCCACGCAGTGGCATCTTGGGGTTGGGAGTGTCTGGGAGCTGGACGGAGCTGAGGGAGGTGCGCACAGCCTGTCTCTGCAGAACTGCAATAAAAGTGAGGTCTTGGGAGCGCGCCTCGAAGTTTGTCTGCTTAGGGAAGGAGGGTCTCCCCTGTCGCGATTCCAGATCTGGCCGCCAGGAGACGCTGCGCCTcagatgaagacaggaaagggAGGGCGAGAGCCCCAGGCTGGGTCAGCGGGTGTCCCTGGGATGCTCGCGGCTTGTTTCTGCCCAGTCTGGGATGACCTTCTGCACAATCCAGTACCACAAAGGGCGCTGTACGCCCTCTGCCACCCCCAGTAGCCAAGTTCTCGCCCCCAGCGCTGCGCGGCCCCTTGGCGGCGACCATCGACAAACCGGCCAAGCTGTTGGACTCACTGTCCCCACCCTCTAACCAGCGGCTGGGAAAAATGGAACTAGCTGGCATTCTCAGAGCCCCGGAGCCGGGGCGGGGCGCGGCGGCGGCTCCCACGATTCCAAGGCCGCGCacctgcctctcccctcccccaccccacctaagGGTTCGGGAACAGAAGTGCTTTGTATGGGCCGCAACCACCTCATTACTTCGTCTTTGAGACTATGACCTTCGTTCGCCCAGAACGAAGGTGTGGGGCGGAAAGGGACAGGGGCCAACCCCAAGGTGGACATCGAGCTCGCCATCTGAGGTTCTTtaaagggggggtgggggtggggggtggtcccAGGAGGCGATTTGTCCCTTCCCCTCGCTATATCCCTAGATGTGCAAAGAAAAAGGAGCAATGGTGCCTAAGATGGCTGGACAACTTCGTGGATCCTCTCCCGTGCCTCACTTGGCCTCTTTCTGGGCAAAAGGCGTGGGCCCATATTTAAATCTTCCAAAGATTTAATAAGGCTTTCTACCCTGTACCAATACAGACACGAAAGACACGACCTCCCTAAAACAACTCCTAGACAGTGGAATACGTCCCTCCTCGCCGGCCCCTTGAAACGCGCTCTAGCCTCAGCAAGAGTTTGCCTAAGCTGGCGCGCGCGCTACAGCGCACAGAAGGTTAACAAGGGTTGGCTTTGAATTAAGAGGCGGAGACGCGCCCACATTGGTGGAAAGTTATCCAGGGGCGTGGCCAGTGAGTCTCAgcaccccaccccccttcccgCAAGTCCCCCCCCCACCCGCACTTTGTACCTTTCTCGGCGCGACTGCGAAGCGGGACGGGCCGGGCCCGCCCGGGCCAGAGCAGACCAGACCCCGGGGGCGATGCGGCTGCAGCCCCTGCTGCGGACTGTCCTCTGGGCCGCGCTCCTCAGCTCCCCTCTGCGAGGGGGCTGTGGCCTCCGCCACGAGGTCTACTGGAACTCCAGTAACCCCAGGTAGCAGGGCTGAAACCTGCGGGCTCCGAGCCGGGCCTGCGCGCTCCCGGGCCGGGCGCGCGCCCGACACTCGCACTGTGCGCGGCGCCGTCTGGACCCGGCCGCGCGCCGGGGCTCCTTTGTTTGAGCcggcgggggaggagggaggggcgagGCGTGCCCGgggtcccccacccctgcccgcaCCCTTTGGGGGGCGAGAGGGGGACCCCAGCCCCGAAGGCAATCGGTGGGGTCTCGGAGCCGGCAGCCGAGAGACCTCGGCCTGCACTCCGAGTCCCGCCCCCCTCGCTTCTCTCTTGGTGATCCCCAGCCTCCCAACGGCCCAAGCTGGGGCCGGCGGACTTGCGGCGGGGGGGCTTTACTCTTGTGAAAGAAGGTTACTCTCCTGCTCGCTTGGCCTTCCCTTTGGTGCTACTCTTTCTCCTGATCTCATTCTGTAACTCTGCTTTCATCTCGTCATTATTAGTCCTATTTCTGTGCAG includes these proteins:
- the ADAM15 gene encoding disintegrin and metalloproteinase domain-containing protein 15 isoform X3 → MRLALLWALGLLGAGSPLPSRPLPDIGGTEEKQARPERALNGSSEPQILQDNLTLSLAEVLQTSLPEALRIKLELDGESHILELLQNRSQAVTAPPWEHCPPSSSFHRELVSGRPTLVWYQPDGTRVVSEGHTLENCCYHGRVQGHADSWVSVCTCSGLRGLVILSPERSYSLELGPGDLQGPPVISRLQDLLLPGHTCALSWPASVPTQAPPEHPLGQRHLLQWRQDVVTETKIVELVIVADHSEVQRYRDFQSLLNRTLEVALLLDTFFRPLNVRVALVGLEAWTQRDLIKISQHPGLTLDSFLRWRRTDLLPRVPHDSAQLVTATSFSGPMVGMAIQNSICSPEFSGGVNMDHSTSILGVASSIAHELGHSLGLGHDSPGNSCPCPGPAPAKSCIMEASTDFLPGLNFSNCSRQALEKALLGGMGSCLFERLSSLPSMASVCGNMLVEPGEQCDCGFPDDCTDPCCDYFTCQLRPGAQCASDGLCCQNCQLRPAGWQCRSTRGDCDLPEFCPGDSSQCPPDVSLGDGEPCAGGQAVCMQGRCTSYAQQCQALWGPGAQPAAPLCLLTANTRGDAFGSCGRSPDGSYVSCAPRDAICGQLQCQGGRAQPLLGSARDLHWEMLEANGTQLKLNCSWVHLDLGNDVAQPLMTLPGTACGPGLVCIDHQCQPVEILGTQECRSKCHGHGVCDSNRHCHCEEGWAPPDCTTHIRATSSLTTGLPLSLLLLLVLVLLGASYWHRARLRQRLCQLKGPSCQYRAAQSGPPERPGPPQRALLMPGAKQASALGFPAPPSRRLPPDPVPKRLQSQGPTKPPPPRKPLPTDPHGQRPSADLSGPGAGIPPPVVPSRPAPPPPAVSSLYL